The proteins below come from a single Iocasia fonsfrigidae genomic window:
- a CDS encoding cupin domain-containing protein, which produces MKITVEKPSEDRLKELGVKSWPVWEKEASEFPWYYDEEEVCYLLEGEVIVETDGQKVEFSAGELVTFPKGLDCFWKIKKDVKKHYKFA; this is translated from the coding sequence ATGAAAATTACTGTTGAAAAACCAAGTGAGGATAGGTTAAAAGAACTGGGTGTTAAGTCATGGCCAGTATGGGAAAAAGAGGCTTCAGAATTCCCCTGGTATTATGATGAGGAAGAGGTTTGTTACTTGTTGGAAGGAGAAGTGATTGTTGAAACAGATGGGCAGAAAGTGGAATTTTCTGCTGGAGAGCTGGTTACTTTTCCGAAGGGATTAGACTGCTTCTGGAAGATAAAAAAGGATGTAAAAAAACACTATAAATTTGCTTAG
- a CDS encoding VIT1/CCC1 transporter family protein, which yields MNKSISNETVNILSVLQKNEITEYQIYTRLARRITNQGNKEVLLSIASDELTHYKFWKEYTGRDVKPNWFKVYFYYCLALILGLTFSIKLMERGEVEAQDIYQDISREIPAAAKIVDDEDRHEEELIALLEEERLQYVGSIVLGLNDALVELTGTLAGLSFALKNTRLIALAGMITGIAASFSMAASEYLSTKSESSHSHALKSSLYTGGAYILTVFFLILPYLLISNYLFSLSLTIVAAIMIIFIFNFYISVAKDLDFKKRFLEMTSISLGVALLSFVIGIVVRVTLGVDI from the coding sequence ATGAATAAATCAATCAGTAATGAAACTGTTAATATCTTATCGGTTTTACAAAAAAATGAGATTACTGAATATCAGATATATACTAGACTGGCCAGGCGAATTACTAATCAGGGTAATAAAGAAGTGCTGTTAAGTATAGCCAGTGATGAACTGACTCATTATAAGTTCTGGAAGGAATATACCGGTCGGGATGTAAAGCCTAACTGGTTTAAGGTTTATTTTTATTACTGTTTGGCTCTCATCTTAGGGTTGACTTTTAGCATAAAACTTATGGAACGTGGTGAAGTTGAAGCACAGGATATATATCAGGATATTTCCAGAGAGATTCCAGCAGCGGCAAAGATTGTTGATGATGAAGATAGACATGAAGAGGAATTAATAGCCCTTCTGGAGGAAGAGCGCCTTCAATATGTGGGGTCAATTGTTTTGGGTTTAAATGACGCCCTTGTGGAATTAACTGGTACACTAGCTGGTTTAAGTTTTGCCCTTAAGAATACCAGATTGATTGCTTTAGCTGGTATGATTACTGGTATAGCGGCTTCTTTTTCGATGGCTGCTTCAGAATATTTATCAACAAAATCAGAGAGTAGCCATAGTCATGCCTTGAAATCATCTCTATATACAGGAGGGGCCTATATTTTAACTGTATTTTTCTTAATACTACCTTATTTATTAATAAGTAATTATTTGTTTTCACTTTCTTTAACCATAGTTGCTGCTATTATGATTATCTTTATCTTTAATTTCTATATTTCTGTAGCAAAAGACCTTGATTTTAAGAAACGTTTTTTAGAGATGACCTCTATTAGTCTAGGTGTTGCTTTATTATCCTTTGTAATTGGTATAGTGGTCAGAGTAACTCTTGGTGTAGATATATAA
- a CDS encoding homoserine dehydrogenase produces the protein MIKIGLLGLGTVGSGVFSILEKHAETIKRKVGTDLKIEKVLVKDKDKQRDLDFDDQILTDDIDEIINNKDIDLLVELIGGENPAYNYIIAALNSGKSVVTANKLVIAKYEQEIMGLAREKGVQINYEGSVAGGIPVIRPLKESFAANKIERLYGILNGTTNYILTKMTNEEREFDEVLAEAQSLGYAERDPHSDISGADAAYKISILSSIAFETSIDLNGVYVEGIEGIELEDIKLAEELGYVIKLLAIAKYHQDGLDVRVHPAFISKEHPLALVNDVYNAIYLHGDAVGDVMSYGQGAGRMPTASAVVADIMQAARDIYYQRPEVDNLDSIYNHDLVNISQVENSFYLRLQVKDKPGVLAQITKIFGENQVSLASVIQKHRLSEIVPIVLVTHQVKEENINKSLTAIKGLDDVISIKNLIRVEEL, from the coding sequence ATGATTAAGATAGGTCTTTTGGGATTAGGGACTGTAGGTAGTGGTGTTTTTTCTATTTTAGAAAAACATGCTGAAACAATTAAAAGAAAGGTTGGCACTGATTTAAAAATAGAGAAGGTGCTGGTCAAGGATAAGGATAAACAGCGTGATCTTGATTTTGATGATCAGATATTAACTGATGATATTGATGAAATAATAAATAATAAGGATATTGACTTGCTTGTTGAATTAATTGGTGGTGAAAACCCAGCCTATAATTATATTATTGCAGCACTTAATAGTGGAAAGAGTGTTGTAACTGCCAATAAACTGGTGATCGCTAAATATGAACAGGAAATAATGGGGCTGGCCAGGGAAAAGGGTGTCCAGATAAATTATGAAGGCAGTGTTGCAGGTGGAATACCAGTTATAAGGCCACTTAAGGAATCATTTGCAGCCAATAAAATTGAGAGACTCTATGGTATTTTAAATGGTACAACAAATTATATCTTAACTAAAATGACTAATGAGGAACGTGAATTTGATGAAGTATTGGCTGAAGCACAGAGCTTAGGTTATGCTGAAAGGGACCCTCATTCTGATATAAGTGGGGCAGATGCTGCCTATAAGATTTCAATATTATCATCGATAGCCTTTGAGACATCAATAGATCTAAATGGGGTCTATGTAGAGGGTATTGAAGGCATAGAACTAGAGGATATAAAATTAGCAGAAGAATTAGGGTATGTTATAAAATTACTGGCTATTGCTAAATATCATCAAGATGGTCTTGATGTCAGGGTACACCCAGCCTTTATATCAAAAGAACACCCCCTGGCATTGGTCAATGACGTCTATAATGCCATATATTTACATGGTGATGCAGTTGGAGATGTAATGTCATATGGTCAGGGTGCCGGTAGGATGCCTACTGCCAGTGCAGTTGTAGCAGATATTATGCAGGCTGCTAGAGATATATACTACCAGAGGCCTGAAGTAGATAATCTGGATTCAATTTATAATCATGATTTAGTTAATATTAGTCAGGTTGAAAACTCATTTTATCTACGCTTACAGGTCAAAGATAAACCCGGTGTACTTGCCCAGATAACAAAGATATTTGGTGAAAACCAGGTCAGTCTTGCCTCAGTAATCCAGAAACACCGTTTGTCAGAGATTGTGCCAATTGTACTGGTTACCCATCAGGTAAAAGAAGAGAATATTAACAAATCACTGACAGCTATCAAGGGGTTAGATGATGTAATATCAATAAAAAATTTAATACGTGTTGAAGAACTATAA
- a CDS encoding argininosuccinate synthase, translating into MKDINKIVLAYSGGLDTSVAIKWLKEKYNAEIIAYSANVGQIGVESWDLIEEKGYQTGAAKVYIDDVQEEFVKDYVFKALKTNALYEGKYPLATALSRPLISKKMIDIAKENGADAVAHGCTGKGNDQVRFDVSFRALNPKIDIIAPLRTWEFKTRNEEIDYAKANDIPIKATKDSPYSLDSNLWGIAIECGVLEDPWNEPPADAYYWTKDPADTPDKPLYLTIGFEKGEPVQIDGKDMEPVNLVKELNKIGSEYGVGRIDMVENRLVGIKSREIYEAPAAVILTEAHQHLEDMTLDRETSHYKRIISEKFSELLYYGLWFSPLRSAIDAFVEETQQQVSGEVRVKLFKGQCTVVGRKSPYSLYQYDLATYDTEDSFDHSSAEGFIKLWGLPTQVYGSVKGPNK; encoded by the coding sequence ATGAAAGATATTAATAAGATTGTATTAGCTTATTCTGGTGGACTGGATACCTCTGTGGCTATAAAATGGCTTAAAGAGAAATATAATGCTGAAATAATTGCTTATTCTGCTAATGTTGGTCAGATAGGGGTAGAAAGCTGGGATTTAATTGAGGAAAAGGGTTATCAAACTGGTGCTGCCAAGGTTTATATTGATGATGTTCAGGAGGAATTTGTTAAGGATTATGTTTTTAAAGCACTAAAAACAAATGCCTTATATGAGGGTAAGTACCCCCTGGCTACTGCCTTATCCAGACCACTCATTTCCAAAAAGATGATTGACATAGCCAAAGAGAATGGGGCTGATGCTGTTGCTCATGGATGTACTGGTAAGGGAAATGACCAGGTAAGGTTTGATGTTTCTTTCCGGGCACTTAACCCAAAGATTGATATTATTGCCCCATTAAGAACCTGGGAGTTTAAAACTAGGAATGAAGAGATTGATTATGCTAAAGCAAATGACATTCCAATTAAAGCTACTAAAGACAGTCCATACAGTTTAGATAGTAATTTATGGGGGATTGCTATTGAATGTGGTGTTCTGGAAGACCCCTGGAATGAGCCGCCGGCAGATGCCTATTATTGGACTAAAGATCCGGCTGATACACCAGACAAACCACTGTATTTAACTATCGGTTTTGAAAAGGGTGAACCGGTCCAAATAGATGGTAAAGATATGGAACCAGTAAACCTGGTTAAAGAATTAAATAAAATAGGATCAGAATATGGTGTTGGTAGAATTGATATGGTTGAAAACAGACTTGTTGGTATTAAATCCCGTGAGATTTATGAGGCACCTGCAGCCGTTATTCTAACTGAAGCCCATCAACACCTGGAAGATATGACACTTGACAGGGAAACATCTCACTACAAAAGAATTATAAGTGAGAAGTTTAGTGAGTTATTATATTATGGTCTATGGTTTTCTCCTTTAAGGTCTGCCATTGATGCCTTTGTAGAGGAGACACAGCAGCAGGTAAGTGGAGAAGTAAGAGTAAAGTTATTTAAGGGTCAATGTACAGTTGTTGGCCGTAAGTCTCCTTATTCTCTCTATCAATATGACCTGGCAACATATGATACAGAGGACAGTTTTGACCATAGTTCAGCTGAAGGATTTATCAAATTATGGGGACTGCCGACACAGGTTTATGGTAGTGTAAAGGGGCCTAATAAGTAA
- a CDS encoding GNAT family N-acetyltransferase, whose protein sequence is MAVTMESSKYKFRKACLDDAVAIHDLVRKAFVHYSKEGMNPAMEESLEEIYNDIKDSIVLILEKNGRIIGSLRLVSEVEGSFYLKRFSIDPSYQDQGLGTILYSESEKAARDHGGKFIYLYSSVEDERLINFYRKLGFSCLKLDKVNGYQRGLWVKKIDGVD, encoded by the coding sequence ATGGCGGTTACTATGGAGAGTTCAAAATATAAATTTAGAAAAGCCTGTTTGGATGATGCAGTAGCAATACATGACCTTGTACGAAAGGCCTTTGTCCACTATAGTAAAGAAGGGATGAATCCTGCAATGGAAGAATCCCTGGAAGAAATTTATAATGATATCAAAGATAGTATTGTCTTAATTTTAGAAAAAAACGGTAGAATAATTGGTTCCCTTCGCCTCGTTTCTGAGGTTGAGGGAAGCTTTTATCTTAAGAGGTTTTCTATTGACCCGTCCTATCAGGACCAGGGTTTAGGAACGATCTTATATAGTGAATCAGAAAAGGCTGCCCGGGATCATGGTGGTAAATTTATTTATTTATATTCATCAGTGGAAGATGAAAGGCTTATTAATTTTTATAGGAAACTTGGTTTTAGCTGTCTAAAACTGGATAAAGTAAATGGTTATCAAAGAGGTCTGTGGGTAAAAAAAATTGATGGAGTTGATTGA
- a CDS encoding FAD-dependent oxidoreductase, producing the protein MRAKNILLIIVFFLISASIFNSLSAAELENEFSIVVYGGEPEGVMAAVAAARQGYNTLLLMERDKPGGLMTYGGLNFLDLNYGPDQRNLNKGIFAEWHHMLANRVVFSIDAAEKAFEKLIFREENLTVYSGVTIKSLQVNDGMVKEIIVSRNSEDIHLYPSMLIDASQDADLAAIAGADYFTGGADIGLPERHMALTMVLHLGNVNGDGIMQEVRSQRYGLAHMKDDHAWGFVRVGELYQPLDNNIRMRGLNIVMEKDKQSGNYEVYINSMLIFDTDPLDKKSISRAYNRGKREAANVLEFLKTNFRGFEKAEIIDYLPELYVRESRHVVARYQLKITDLFNNRVFNDTIALGSYPLDYQASGTDNTGYVLFNPIIYGIPLRSLLPHNFKNMMVVGRSSGFSSLAASSSRVLPTGMACGEAAGIAAAYALENNKNIPELITDNEMINSIQQELGLDSLLKIYSKETNKEIIEDQVLLPYLEELISWGLLNGGYNNDFKLKSTITERHFAHKIAEGLIRRQADILYEWVPGGLESVSSTQSLTRNQAAKLLLVAASKSIEGLSGDEYYHQAISNELIPDYIIENIRIDRVLNRREAYIILGSFLKNCSTADDISFYRGYE; encoded by the coding sequence TTGAGGGCAAAAAATATTTTACTTATAATAGTGTTTTTTTTGATCTCGGCGAGTATATTTAACAGTTTATCAGCTGCTGAACTGGAGAATGAATTTTCTATTGTAGTATATGGAGGAGAACCGGAAGGTGTAATGGCTGCAGTTGCTGCTGCCAGACAGGGTTATAATACATTATTATTAATGGAACGAGATAAACCAGGTGGGTTAATGACATATGGAGGTTTGAATTTCTTAGATCTAAATTATGGTCCTGATCAAAGAAATTTAAATAAAGGAATTTTTGCTGAATGGCATCATATGCTTGCTAATAGGGTTGTTTTCTCTATAGATGCGGCTGAAAAAGCCTTTGAAAAACTTATTTTCCGCGAAGAAAATTTAACAGTCTATAGTGGGGTCACGATCAAGAGCCTGCAGGTTAATGATGGTATGGTTAAAGAAATTATAGTTAGTCGCAATTCAGAAGATATCCACCTTTACCCCTCAATGTTAATAGATGCCAGTCAAGATGCAGACCTTGCAGCAATAGCAGGGGCAGATTATTTTACTGGTGGTGCAGATATAGGACTCCCCGAAAGACATATGGCGCTTACAATGGTTCTTCATCTAGGTAATGTTAATGGGGATGGTATCATGCAGGAAGTGAGAAGTCAGCGATATGGTTTAGCACATATGAAGGATGACCATGCCTGGGGTTTTGTCAGGGTTGGTGAACTATACCAGCCCTTAGATAATAATATCAGGATGCGCGGGTTAAATATTGTAATGGAAAAAGATAAACAAAGTGGTAATTATGAAGTCTATATAAATTCCATGTTGATTTTTGATACTGACCCCCTTGATAAAAAATCAATATCTAGAGCATACAATAGAGGAAAAAGAGAAGCTGCTAATGTCCTTGAATTTCTAAAAACTAATTTTAGAGGTTTTGAAAAGGCTGAAATAATAGATTACTTACCGGAATTATATGTTAGAGAGAGTAGACATGTAGTAGCTCGTTATCAATTAAAGATAACAGATTTATTTAATAATAGGGTTTTCAATGATACTATTGCTTTAGGGTCTTATCCCCTTGATTATCAGGCATCTGGTACAGATAATACTGGTTATGTTTTATTTAATCCCATAATATATGGTATTCCACTAAGGTCTTTACTACCGCATAATTTCAAGAATATGATGGTTGTTGGTAGGAGTAGTGGTTTTAGTTCTCTGGCAGCCTCCAGCAGTCGGGTTTTACCTACAGGAATGGCCTGTGGTGAGGCAGCTGGTATTGCAGCAGCTTATGCCCTGGAAAATAATAAAAACATTCCAGAATTAATTACAGATAATGAGATGATTAATTCGATACAGCAGGAATTGGGACTGGATTCTTTACTTAAAATTTATAGTAAAGAGACTAATAAAGAAATAATAGAGGATCAAGTATTACTCCCTTATCTTGAAGAATTAATTTCCTGGGGATTGCTTAATGGTGGTTATAATAATGACTTCAAATTAAAATCCACGATAACTGAGCGGCATTTTGCCCATAAAATAGCTGAAGGTTTAATCAGGAGACAGGCAGATATCTTATATGAGTGGGTTCCAGGCGGTTTAGAATCAGTTAGTAGTACACAAAGTCTTACACGAAATCAGGCTGCTAAACTACTCCTGGTAGCTGCCAGTAAATCTATTGAAGGACTTTCAGGTGATGAATATTATCATCAGGCTATAAGCAATGAATTAATACCTGATTATATAATTGAAAATATTAGGATTGACCGTGTATTAAACAGAAGAGAGGCATATATTATATTGGGGTCATTTTTGAAAAACTGTAGTACAGCAGATGATATATCTTTTTACAGGGGGTATGAATAG
- a CDS encoding aspartate aminotransferase family protein — translation MLKDEIIKCDENYFMTVYSGRYPLVIDHGSGIRVYGQDGQEYLDFLAGIGVNALGYGHPVLVKALQEQVAKLIHCSNLYYIEPQAYLEKLLIKNSCCDRVFFANSGSEANEGALKLARKYFKTRGEKKFEVITAERSFHGRTLVTTAATGQEKYHKPYQPLPEGFTVVPFNDLTAMEEAVGPETAAVMIEPVQGEGGVYPAEQEYLQGLRELCNQKDILLIFDEVQCGVGRTGSLFAYEEYGVEADIMTLAKALGGGVPIGALLAKEKVASAFEPGDHGTTFGGNPLASRAAVTTLEVILEDGFLEGVKEKSSYFIKQLEGLIAETCNVKGIRGLGLMLALELSSSISAKDLTMELFNRGFLVNAVQEHTLRFLPPLIVEKADIDLLVGELADLLK, via the coding sequence ATGTTAAAGGATGAGATAATTAAGTGTGATGAAAATTATTTTATGACAGTCTATAGCGGCAGGTACCCGCTTGTTATTGACCATGGTTCAGGGATAAGGGTTTACGGTCAAGATGGTCAGGAATATTTAGATTTTTTGGCTGGTATTGGTGTTAATGCCCTTGGGTATGGACACCCGGTGCTTGTAAAGGCACTCCAGGAACAGGTGGCCAAGCTAATACATTGTTCAAATTTATATTATATTGAACCCCAGGCCTACCTTGAGAAATTATTGATAAAAAATTCCTGCTGTGATAGGGTCTTTTTTGCTAATAGTGGTTCTGAGGCTAATGAAGGAGCACTAAAATTAGCCCGCAAGTATTTTAAGACCAGGGGGGAAAAGAAGTTCGAAGTTATTACAGCAGAGCGCTCATTCCACGGCAGGACCTTGGTTACTACGGCGGCTACTGGACAGGAAAAATATCATAAGCCTTATCAGCCACTACCTGAGGGTTTTACGGTAGTTCCCTTTAATGACCTGACAGCAATGGAAGAGGCAGTAGGTCCTGAAACTGCAGCTGTTATGATTGAGCCTGTTCAGGGTGAAGGTGGTGTTTACCCTGCTGAGCAAGAATATCTACAGGGCTTAAGAGAATTATGTAATCAAAAGGATATCTTACTAATCTTTGATGAGGTGCAGTGTGGTGTGGGTAGAACAGGTAGTTTATTTGCCTATGAAGAATATGGTGTGGAAGCTGATATTATGACACTTGCTAAAGCACTTGGCGGTGGTGTTCCTATCGGGGCATTACTGGCTAAGGAAAAAGTAGCCTCAGCTTTTGAACCAGGTGACCATGGTACAACCTTTGGTGGTAATCCCTTAGCAAGCAGGGCTGCTGTTACAACACTGGAAGTAATCCTGGAAGATGGTTTTTTAGAAGGAGTTAAGGAAAAGAGCAGCTATTTCATTAAACAGTTAGAAGGGTTAATTGCAGAAACTTGTAATGTCAAGGGGATAAGGGGTCTTGGTTTAATGCTCGCCTTGGAATTATCAAGCAGTATTTCTGCTAAAGACTTAACTATGGAATTATTTAATAGGGGGTTTCTGGTGAATGCAGTTCAGGAACATACCTTGAGATTTCTCCCCCCTCTTATTGTAGAAAAAGCTGATATTGACTTATTAGTAGGGGAGTTAGCAGATTTATTAAAATAA
- a CDS encoding aspartate kinase, whose protein sequence is MALIVQKYGGTSVANIEKINNVADRVIKEYKKGHEVVVVVSAMGDTTDELIGLMKQITDQPNPREFDMLLTTGEQVSIALLTMAIQEKGYKAISLTGSQVKIETDDHHSKAEIMNIDNSRLRNELEEGKIIVVAGFQGINSQDDFTTLGRGGSDTTAVALAISLNADRCEIYSDVDGIYTTDPRIVSSAAKLDYISYEEMLELANLGAKVLHPRSVELAKSYNLKLYIASSFNYRPGTIVEGMDEMEKRKSVTGITYDKDEVKITVQQVPDEPGIAGQLFTRLAENNINVDMIIQNLQHNKENDITFTVNKEDLIKNKEYIMKVSNEIGSDGVEIDQDVAKVSIVGAGMITTPGIAAKMFTALGENKINIQMITTSDIKVSCLINADDADKALEILHESFELDKQ, encoded by the coding sequence ATGGCATTAATTGTACAAAAATATGGGGGTACTTCGGTCGCTAATATAGAGAAAATAAATAATGTAGCAGATAGGGTTATTAAAGAATATAAAAAAGGACATGAAGTAGTTGTAGTTGTCTCCGCTATGGGTGATACTACCGATGAATTGATTGGTTTAATGAAGCAGATTACTGATCAACCTAACCCGCGAGAATTTGATATGTTACTAACTACTGGGGAACAGGTATCAATAGCTTTATTAACAATGGCTATTCAGGAAAAAGGTTATAAAGCAATTTCACTTACTGGTAGTCAGGTAAAAATTGAAACAGATGACCACCATAGTAAGGCAGAGATAATGAATATTGATAATAGTAGATTGCGTAACGAGCTGGAGGAAGGCAAAATAATTGTAGTAGCAGGTTTTCAGGGGATAAATTCACAGGATGATTTTACTACTTTAGGTCGCGGTGGTTCAGATACAACTGCAGTTGCTCTGGCTATATCATTAAACGCCGACAGGTGTGAAATATATTCAGATGTTGATGGAATATATACTACTGACCCCAGGATTGTTTCTTCAGCAGCAAAACTTGATTATATTTCTTATGAGGAAATGCTAGAATTAGCTAATCTTGGTGCCAAGGTTTTACATCCGCGTTCAGTAGAACTGGCTAAATCATATAACTTAAAATTATATATTGCTTCAAGTTTTAACTATAGACCAGGTACAATTGTTGAAGGGATGGATGAAATGGAAAAGAGAAAAAGTGTTACTGGTATAACTTATGATAAGGATGAGGTTAAGATTACAGTTCAACAGGTTCCAGATGAACCTGGTATAGCGGGTCAATTATTTACCAGGCTTGCTGAAAATAATATTAATGTTGATATGATTATACAAAATTTACAGCATAACAAGGAAAATGATATTACTTTTACAGTTAATAAAGAAGATCTGATTAAGAATAAAGAATATATTATGAAAGTTTCAAATGAAATTGGTTCAGATGGAGTAGAAATTGATCAAGATGTAGCCAAGGTTTCAATCGTTGGTGCTGGTATGATTACTACTCCAGGGATAGCTGCTAAAATGTTTACCGCTTTAGGAGAAAATAAGATCAACATCCAAATGATTACTACTTCTGATATTAAGGTGTCCTGTTTAATCAATGCTGATGATGCTGATAAGGCCCTAGAAATTTTACATGAATCTTTTGAACTTGATAAACAGTAA
- the argH gene encoding argininosuccinate lyase, with product MKLWGGRFNKGTDQLVHDFNASLTFDKRLYSYDIMGSKVHAEMLARQGIISEKEAQEITDGLEKIEKAIKEGKLEFNSSFEDIHSFIEKYLTDLIGPTGGKLHTARSRNDQVALDIRLYLRDKIKEIKKLLLLFMKTITELSEEYIDVFLPGYTHLQRAQVITLPHHLMAYYFMLKRDFSRLSDNLKRVNVLPLGSGALAGTTFPIDREWVADKLDFDSVCLNSLDGVSDRDFIIEFLSIAATMIMHLSRLSEEIILWSSGEFNFIELDDAYATGSSIMPQKKNPDIAELVRGKTGRIYGHLMQLLTTLKGLPLAYNKDMQEDKEGLFDTIDNLEIILKIYPDMLKTMKVNKEKMKQAASSGFLNATDLADYLAKKGLPFREAHEIVGKAVLYGLKQGIELEEIPLEKWRELFPAKNNIFNKDMYHNLLIEKMLANRRSTGGTSPEETLNIINKEKIWLNKAII from the coding sequence GTGAAATTATGGGGTGGTAGATTTAATAAAGGAACTGACCAACTTGTTCATGATTTTAATGCCTCACTTACTTTTGATAAAAGGTTGTATTCCTATGATATCATGGGAAGTAAGGTCCATGCAGAGATGTTGGCTAGACAGGGAATAATTAGTGAAAAAGAAGCTCAGGAAATTACTGATGGGTTAGAGAAGATTGAAAAGGCTATTAAAGAAGGGAAACTGGAATTTAATAGCTCGTTTGAAGATATTCATTCTTTTATAGAGAAATACTTAACTGATTTAATTGGTCCTACAGGAGGGAAACTCCATACTGCTAGAAGCAGAAATGATCAGGTAGCCCTTGATATTCGCCTTTATTTACGTGATAAAATTAAAGAAATAAAAAAATTGCTGTTGCTTTTCATGAAAACTATTACTGAACTGTCAGAAGAATATATTGATGTTTTTTTACCTGGATATACCCATCTACAGCGTGCTCAGGTTATTACCCTACCACATCATTTGATGGCTTATTACTTTATGTTAAAACGGGATTTTAGTCGCTTAAGTGATAATCTAAAAAGGGTAAATGTGCTACCATTGGGTTCTGGTGCACTTGCCGGGACAACCTTTCCCATAGATAGGGAGTGGGTTGCTGATAAACTGGATTTTGATTCTGTTTGTTTAAACTCACTTGATGGTGTAAGTGACAGGGATTTTATTATAGAATTTTTAAGTATTGCTGCAACTATGATCATGCATCTAAGTCGTTTAAGTGAGGAGATTATTCTCTGGTCAAGTGGTGAATTCAATTTTATTGAACTTGATGATGCTTATGCCACTGGTAGTAGTATTATGCCCCAGAAAAAAAATCCTGATATTGCAGAATTAGTAAGGGGTAAGACCGGGCGTATATATGGTCATTTAATGCAATTACTTACTACCTTAAAAGGGTTACCACTAGCTTATAATAAAGATATGCAGGAGGATAAAGAGGGTCTGTTTGATACCATAGATAATCTGGAGATTATTCTTAAAATATACCCTGATATGTTAAAAACAATGAAGGTTAATAAAGAAAAAATGAAGCAAGCAGCCAGTTCAGGTTTTTTAAATGCCACTGATTTAGCTGATTATCTGGCGAAAAAAGGACTCCCTTTCCGGGAAGCACATGAGATAGTTGGTAAAGCAGTTCTTTATGGTCTTAAGCAAGGGATAGAATTGGAAGAGATACCTTTAGAAAAATGGAGAGAGTTGTTTCCTGCAAAAAATAATATTTTTAATAAGGATATGTATCATAATTTATTAATTGAAAAGATGCTAGCTAACCGTCGTTCAACTGGTGGTACCTCACCTGAGGAAACATTAAACATTATTAATAAGGAAAAGATATGGTTAAACAAGGCAATTATCTAA
- the thrB gene encoding homoserine kinase yields the protein MLKLKVPATSANLGPGFDTLGLAMKVYNTFIFSEIDRGIDLIIRDKSTGEIFEIPQEDNLLYQAMKFLFNKRGKEFTGLKIIEEINIPFARGMGSSATAVTAGLVAANILMGKPYTEQEIIDFSVEIEGHPDNVLPALKGGFVINVMGDNGLVYKKMTVSNNLKIVMIIPDFQLKTEDLRSVLPDKIQYRDAIFNQSRTALLTACFYDNDWSKLRSAMEDRLHQDYRADLIPGFHKLLKIAYQSGALGVALSGAGPSLLAFCKQDEELIGQNMAAEFAEFNINSTYIITEVDNKGIQVEKTGVK from the coding sequence ATGTTAAAATTAAAGGTTCCTGCTACATCAGCTAATTTAGGGCCGGGCTTTGATACACTTGGACTGGCTATGAAGGTCTATAATACCTTTATCTTTTCTGAGATTGATAGGGGTATTGATCTAATAATAAGGGATAAAAGTACTGGTGAAATTTTTGAAATCCCTCAGGAGGATAATCTATTATATCAAGCAATGAAATTCCTTTTTAATAAAAGGGGTAAGGAGTTTACAGGCTTAAAAATTATTGAAGAAATAAATATACCTTTTGCCAGGGGTATGGGTAGTAGTGCTACAGCAGTTACTGCTGGATTGGTGGCTGCTAATATCTTAATGGGTAAGCCCTATACAGAACAGGAAATTATTGATTTTTCAGTTGAAATAGAGGGTCACCCGGATAATGTCCTCCCTGCTTTAAAAGGGGGATTTGTTATTAATGTTATGGGTGATAATGGTCTTGTATATAAAAAAATGACTGTCTCTAATAATTTAAAAATCGTAATGATTATACCGGATTTTCAGCTTAAGACTGAGGATTTACGTAGTGTTCTACCAGATAAGATTCAATATCGGGATGCCATTTTTAATCAGAGTAGGACAGCTCTATTAACAGCCTGTTTTTATGATAATGATTGGTCTAAATTAAGGTCAGCCATGGAGGATCGACTCCATCAGGACTATCGGGCAGATTTGATTCCTGGGTTTCATAAATTATTAAAAATTGCCTATCAGTCAGGTGCTCTGGGTGTGGCCTTAAGTGGTGCTGGACCTTCATTACTTGCTTTTTGTAAGCAGGACGAAGAATTAATTGGTCAAAACATGGCAGCTGAATTTGCTGAGTTTAATATTAATAGTACTTATATTATTACAGAAGTAGACAACAAAGGAATTCAAGTAGAAAAAACTGGGGTGAAATGA